In Apis mellifera strain DH4 linkage group LG1, Amel_HAv3.1, whole genome shotgun sequence, the sequence atttcttatttatttatatatcgaaaattagTTTCAATCTCAATCATTGTTACACGTtgttataatcttattttgaattgcattgacaataattaaaatgataaggtcaaaatatattatatcatatctaaatatcatatttaaataattaatttaaataagaatttaaaaaattaaaaacattaacttATCTtaatcttcattatttttaatgaatatattatttagctTATGTAACACATTTTTCTctgaatatatcaataatattattttgtatatgtataaaaataatttaatcttcaatAAAAGCTTTTTTTGATAGTTCAgcaatatttatcaaacaataatttaatttaaaacatataaaattaatgaagaatttcagttttgtttctaatattttttctatcattgGATAATATTATAGTACAATAtggatgaatatatataatatatatttacgttaatattaatacatataattattaataataataaaaaataattaactataactattaactataaataattaataactacacatatataactataattttaactataccattaaattgaaatatagaaatatatcgtacgaagaatgttaaatttaattacatcgattttaattatttttttattaaattaattctttttatataaacactatatattatactatatttgaaaaaaatattataataaacataataaaattagaatttataaaaaaaaaaaaacgatcatCCATATCGTTTTACTTATCACAATTTGATTTACGATAATGAAtcgattgtaataaaataagcaaaaacTAAATAcgcttgtattatatttaacggGCATACTTTATGttacaaaatttacattatttcatatgaataataaattacacatAATTGCAAACatctatatacaattaataatagactAATAATCGTCAAAAACATAGATAAAatgacttttatttttaattttatgaaatcataatgaaaatagatatataagcgttaaaataaaatgattaaaaataaaatgattttagaaagataaacagttacattaattatgaaattaacacatgatatgttatatatttctatcatttttataagtaataaaaacaaattattttcttaattatactaatttaaaagataatattttaaaatttataaaaaaaattattatattattttatgaatccatgcaatgaatttaatgaaatatgtaattaacaaaaaactttgccttttgtttttttaaatacttcagTAAATAaccaaattatcgaaaatttctacctaagattttatttcgaaatgaaactttttttttctttttaattttttgaatatcagCGACATCAAAATGAGTTGTACTTCCAGAATTACTTGGTAAACTAAAATCTTGTTCTacaagtatttttctttttttattagcaTTAGATTCATgagtttctaaatattttcttttttgtatcatGTTATATGTTAAagcattttctaataatttttgttttttctgtggtattttctctaaaatttcttcttgagAAATaacatcttttaataatttttgttttctttttttttctttaattaataattgttcattTGAAGCATTATTCAACATATCTGAGagttttttctgttttattttagTCATTCCTTTTATATctgtaatatttgaaatatcgttaACTGcgctttctattttttttttcttttttagtttattatatattttttcatcatgaCTTTCTGATATTGTTTCGATAACGTTTTCCAATATTGGCTTTCTCGTTTGTACATTAATATCATATGTtttctgtttcttctttttcttagaTAATTgctcatttaaaatattattattcggtAAAAtgtctgatatttttttcttctttattattttagtatttttatttatatttaatggatttaaaacgttttcatttgtattttctcttttcttctttcttttttctttttctttagagtatatttttccatctaaACTTTCTgcttttatttcaatagtgtttccaaatatttgttttaattgtacATCAGCATcatatcctttctttttcttattttttttagataattgctcatttgaaatattattatttaatagaatatctaaaaccttttttttctttttcgttatgTTAGTTTCctcatttatatttgttaaatttgaaacattttcaattgtattttcttttttctttttcttttttatttcattatatattttttcatcataattttcagattggatattttcaaatatcttctcttttatttgTATGTCAGTATtacatgtttcttttttctttttttttttacataattgctCATTTGACATGTTATCAGATAGTGAAAAATCtgaaactttcttctttttttttactatgttagttttttcatttgtatttatcaaatttgaaacatcttcaattattttttcttttttctttttcttttttacttcattatgtatatttttatcaagacTATCTGGTTTTCCTTCAAGAATGTTTTCAAACATTTGATGTTCCATTTGAACattattttcatacattttttttttcttcttttttatcttatctacTTTTCCtatttcattatcatcattatcatcattagtattaataaaaggaacaatttgttttgttttctttacCATATCtgcatttttattcaattgaaaatcaCTTTCAAATAGTATAGGATCAATTGTTTCTTGTATTGTTGATTGTTTCTGTTTTTTCCGTTTTTTTCTACgatcattttctaatatattatttgctacattaaataatttcttttttaatgaatcatctatttctttagatatttttttgtttttttcattgtcgtcttcattttctttttcaatttgatcGTTTTCCTTACTACTACTAATAGTATTCGTTAATTCTTTGAACATGGTATCTGATTTCAGTATTGGTGcactttcatttaatttatctttcttcaaatatctTGTTGTAGGTGTATCGCTTCCCAAAACTAatgttgttttatttaatcctAATACTTTAGATGACATTGGCCTTGACAGATTTGTTTCTGttacaaattcaattaattcagaTGGAAGACTTCTATGTGCAAGACTTTCattgctttttaatttttttgattttttctttagcGTCAtatctttacttttttccTCGTCAAGAGACAAATTTTTCTGAACAtcataagttttaatattaaatttttctttgtcagataaattaattttaggagTACTATATACCATTgattcattgatattttcttttacatttgaattatcgattttGACATCaagatcttttatttttttattaaatattatttgagatccatttaatgatttttcaacattttgatCTCGCTTTTTAtctttgctttttttcttactttttttaacattctctTCAATATGCAGCTGAACATCaatttcttcatctttctcctcttcatattttttgtcttgcttttcttcaatttcaatttcttcattttctttctcttcactTTCTccgtcttctttttcttcaatttcaatttcttgatcttctttttcttcactttcattttcttcatcttccttttcttcaatttcaatttcttcattttctttctcttcattttcactttcctcatattcctttttttcaatttcaattttttcatcttcttgcTCTTCACtttcttcgtcttctttttcttccatttcaatttcttgatcttctttttcttcactttcactttcttcatcttccttttcttcaatttcaatttcttcattttctttctcttcactttcattttcttcattctctttctctttgttttcaatttcttcattttcttcctcttcactttcactttcttcttcttcaacttCATCATCATCAACTATAAAGTCTGCCATATCTGATCCATTATCATCTGGATCTGATGATTCTGTTTCTGATGCTCTACATTCATCTCCTGGTATATCATCATCGGAAAACTTCGAAATGTTTTTAccgtgaaaattatattccttctGTATATCAGAATCTATACTATTATTAGATTCACTATCATTGTTCTCACTATTGCTGGTTTcggcaaataaatatttaggtatgttcatgaattttttttgtgtgTCATCTGAATCAGAAATATCTTTACTTCTTTCAGAGTCGGATAAAACATTAGctgtttttgaataattttttttcaatttttttcttgttttatctCTCAATGATTTTCGATCTGATATCTCTAAACTTTGTAATTTTACATCTTCTTCTGTATCTTCTATATCactttttacttcttttttttctttatttttatcttttatactttttcgtttattgttagtagaagatttatttttactatcatttaatttacatttattttctgatatattcattaatatttctgtATCATTTTCTGTTTTCATGGAAtctctttgtatttttaatataatagtatcatCTGAatcataatcaaatatttctttttctctttttagttTTTCTGCAGATGAATATGCCTCTTTATCAACTAAAATAAGATCATAATCACTTTCTATctgattttccaatttttcagtTGACAATTgttcagaatttttatcatattcattatttttttctttccattcggTAGCTGGAATgtcttgaaataaatttgtcaTATTTGTATCAGAATTATTATCaccaattttaatcttttcttgaTAGTCTTtggatattgatttattaatatctgaatatttttcatttgattgtaattcgtttatttgtaattgttttttcaaCATCAAAGAATCAGTAGAATTATCTAATATagaatctttttctaaatgtCCTTCTTTTTCAGATACTACTTGAATTAAATCAGTAGATTCTGTAACAGGATAactattttcattcaaattaattacattatcttttatattggTTACAATTAAATCATTTGAACTCACGTCAGTATTAAAAGATTTCGATAGATTAGAAGAATGATTAGATAAATTAGAagatgaattattcatttcatttattttttgtaaataattcgtATCTTCATGTTTTGATTTATCGGAGTTATGAATATCTGAAGTTAATTTCACATCTATTGAATTTGATAATTctctatcatttaatttaggtgataaaatttcttttgtacaatttatttcatcattttcgtGTATGCCCGATGTAtttgattcattatttttatttttaattttacattgatcgtttgtatctttatattgatttgtattatttttttcagaatcattttcattcgtattttccttttcgcttaaaatatccattttaatatttatttcaatttcatgttggtcatttgtatttttacaCTGGCTTGTATTATCTTTCTCAAAATCATCCTCATTCatgctttctttttcatttgaaatatccattttgatattcatattatcaatttcttccgattctttatttaatttagaattaatttctatagattcactattatttcgtatatttatgtcttctttattatcatttatatgtatagaaagatttttatctgaattttCATCATATGGTTTATCATTGTCTGGCTCTGTTTCTGgacttataattaatttttgcatattatcaGAATTACTTTCctgatttattgaaatatccaTAGTTTTAActgataaattattagttgAATCGATGtcactttcaattttctttacagaaacattatcattatcatttgaCACatctgataattttttagaacaaTGTTTTggtgttaaatttattttaacacaaGGAGATTCACATTTATcttcatttgaattatttgagaTTAAACTAGATCGTGGACTTTCTTGTGTattcatattttgtaaatcaataacaatatttgttgtaagaatctttttattactatGATCTTCatgtttttctaaaatatcatttaaattctcAAGTTCTGATTTCATggatatattttcgttttcattttgtGAAAGTATTTGAGATTtacttgatttttcttttattgtaatatctgGAGATAatgttttgttattttctaattctacatttttactattatctggtatttttttattatccataattaaattcttctcaacatcttcaaatttatttgaagaagaattttctggAGCATTGTGTTGTGTTATCTTAACTGTAGTAAatgtaaatacaaatatctgttagtttttatgttaatttttattaataaaatattattaataaaacctTTTTGTTATAACTTTTTGTTaagcattttattattattttatattattatataaaaaatggaaaaaatattatgataaattgcaatttaattgtataattaatagaactagaataataatcatttatcatagattatagagaataaaaataaattgaacttACCATCATTATCTAAATGTTtttcacatatattattatgactTGTATCACATttgtttttagaaaatgaCAATGAATCATCTTCTTCTATAGGTTTGAGAGAATTTTTTGagtctaaaaaaatttaatattacaaaaatatttaaaaattttatgatattataaaattagaatttttagaatttaagtatattttaataaatataagatctAAAAATACCTGATTGTGTACTTTCATTAATATCAGGTAATGTACGATTTAATGTTACCCTAGGAATTTTCATagatattcctttttcttctgtagttacttctgaaaatattaagGAAGATCGTCTTCTTGTTCTCATAGATGTACTTATTAATTCATTGTTTCGTTTTTCTGTTAGCTTATCAGATGTAGCTTCAGGTCCCATAGAACTAGCTCTTGTATTACGTGTGTTTCTTGTTGCTGATGGTGGTGAATTCGCTTCTGATCCAGCTCTTACAAGGcgtttactaaaaaaataataataaataatgatagatgaaacaaagttttaattatatataaatttttggttATTATACATACCTTCTTCGACTacctatcattttattatcattagaagtattatttttagtttttcttgTTGGTGTACCAATACCTGTTTCTAGGACTTCGCTAATATCTGAAGATACAGAATTTGTCCTAGAAcgtaaatttctttgattttcaatAGAAACCGTATTGTCCATGGTAATTAAACGTCGTCTTGGACTCCTTGaagtttgtatattattagcGTCGCTTAGAGACGATTCAggtgaaaattcattttgtttaaGGTTTTGCTTAATTCGCGAACTTCTACGAAGTGGTGAATCAACTGATATTGTCTCAGTGTGGATACGATTTTTgccatctaaaaatttaaaaaaaaaaatagaaagaaataaaatgatacagtcaaatttttaaaaaaatgttaattatatattcaaagaagttctaaattaaaaatttatataaaaacacgttataaaattgataagaatatGATATTCAATGCTGAATCGACCGTTATATTCAGCGAAGTGAACCGCGTGCGCATAGAAAcccaaaaaatgaaaagtacaAACCAGGCTTTCCGGCTATTTCTTCAACTGATTCtcgtaacattttttattattaaaatattagtttaaaaatatttacataaataatgacAATACTCAATAAGTATACAACTATTCACTGACACGTGTTAcaacaaatgaatttaaattgacGACTTGCTGAACGACCTTTTACTACATTGCGCGCGGAACATCCAGAGCATTCAGAGACACCAAGCGCTAAAATTTGGCGacatttcaattctttctaaaagaccgttaaaaatcttttttaaaaaacatttttcgtgtgtttaagaattaatattgcgtaaaaataaataaataaataaaaaactaaatttaattttgataataaaattttcaatttttatgaattattttccaattattccaaaataagagaaataaaccaataaatgaattaataattaaataaaatgtataattagaaaatagaaatgattttaaatttacttttaaaattaatattatgatatttcatattttatttttactataaatattattgatatcaattatataatattgtttttataaattaaataaacgtacaatattaaatttgtatatataatcataaatattatcataatgtacaatatatatacctgTACATTAAAGCTTATCAGGGCCATTttggtataataataacaatactaaaaagaaagataaaatatttattttttctacgaTTTAGGATTCATATCTCAAgcggaataatatttttgttatcacAATTTTCGACAATAGAATGACGTCTTGGAGTTTttctgttataatatttaatcgtaaacaattttgaacaacttatgaaatattttgacaatcaaaataaattagaaatatttgattttttaaatttttactcgaaaaattactcgagaaaaataataaatgtatgaaaACTATGTATGATTTCATatggagaaattatttttatcgtatgatgaattaatatttaatatttatattattattatttagtaatcttatttttaataaaaaaattttaactttgtttaaattttcattattttttatccttatattatttctttaattaatttcattaatttcattattttcatataagaataagaagagagattacatttattgaataataattaaataattgattttgtaaaataatattctttaaatgaagaaaaaaattctaaatatggattaatacaaaaaattaatatttttaaaatttataaacagttTTTTGTTTGCGTTAAAACAAATGACTTGCTTATTTCAAAAGAGGGATTGgatgaaattgttaaaatttttaattgtttatgaaatatcaataattttttgtttattatctattccattttaaaaaaaattatcttaaataaattaatctctcacatatcattatatattcacattCTCATTgtcttaaatctaaatttatttacaaacttTGGGAATATAATTTGTGCCATTTAtacattacaatatattcagttgtataatgtatttttataaagattatttatttaataattaattcaaatatttgcaaattatcatacatttatttccaatattaaaaatatttgtctatTAATGTGatgattgtaaatataaaaatatctttgcacaaatatttatacaatagtaGAAAGTGTTTGAAGTAATGTTTGTAAGtgctgaaaatattaatattgaattataattagtgttaaaatatcattagaaaatgatattttgttgaaattgatatattaatctaaattatcttataactagtaattaacttttttaattcgcaatttaacattattaactCTCacaacataaattaatattacacagCCATTTTTACAGAActtgttgaattatattttaagataatgaagtactattcattataaaatataagagttTATAACAAATACAATATCATATTGGTAATtggattttacaaatattcataGTAGCATTTGAATAATAGGCAcagttgattataaaatttacaatgttaTAAACATTGTATATCGGAGATTAAAGCTATCAAATAtatcttctccttcttttttttttcttttattaagaataaataacaagaaaaaacagtaaaactttttaaggcattatttttttattaaaaaaaaaagtgaaggcaatataaaatttaagccgcctttaaaattaagaaaattattcttgtttTTCTGTCAGCAAAGTTGCAGCTTTAACtgctgaaataaaaatatattttaataagatttaaaaagaattaatcctATATtgtatcttaatataatatatataccagCATCTTGAGCAGATGATATTAACTCATCAACTTTTTGATGGTATCTTAAAAAGTTTGGTCTAATAATAcagtgatataatattaaggaGCCATTACGATCAATAGGTGCCATTAGCCAGATATAAAAGAGACACTgtgaaaatcaaaatcgtatataattcatatatcttatattatttataataaatagaattaaaatatgttgaaaatttatacctTAAAGAGCCAATAAACTGGAAACcagcataaaatataatctgagaaaaattcaacaattgtAAAAACTGCAAAAACAACCCAATAGGTCAGCCACTTTGTATCATCTTCCTTTTTAGGAGTTTCTAAGGCTTTCATAGAACAATATGCAGGATATACAAATCCAAAGATATTACAAACTAATTGCTGACCTATACCAAATACCAAATATAAAGCTGAAAATCCAACAACAcctaaaagaaaggaaataatataataacattaagaaaaattttttataaattaatgatatcttaaatttttatacatttcaaagataaaagaaccaagatataatcattataattgaaaataatcaattattaacgaatatttaattgaaatcttaTCCCATAAAATAACCGtatagatagaaatttttaatacaataatttttgatataattaattgcatgtgaaaaaaatgtaagagttttaaaagtttttattctcAAGGATTACGATAGAATAATTGTATTCGTTATAGCTTCTCGTTACGTAAATCGGGAATAATTGGTTTATACTTTATACTATTGGGACAAAGATTGTCACAAAGAGTTCACAAAGTAATTCTAACGTTCGTACTTAAAAAAACGTAAAGTCGATCaactcctatttttttttcaactttggcGAGATATTTTGTCCATAATTTGTTATCATCGTGTAATGCCTTCTCCAAAGATTGTTTAACGGCTGCTATTCTCGccatttcgttcgaattttctaTACACAAAATTACAAACGATACTTCTCTTAAATTTGCAGCCTCACTACTAACTTTACTTACATGCGAATCGATATCATTGGTAAACGATTACATAGAAAGGAATGCGAAGGTTATAAATGTGACATCTATCGTTGAAATAGTGAAAGTGAAACgttaaaagggaaagaaatttaaatttattaaatatgtttatgaattatttcataatatttgttataatattatattatattttattttttcgataacttttattattaatatttaaaaatttaatgaataaaatttcaaatttttgttattatttctacattttcGATCatcaactaataataaattactattagcaatatattcatcaaattagttttcaatctatataatatatattatatattaattataaaaattaatatataaaataaaacaataaatatattaggtataatatcaaaataaaaaaaatcagatataACCATGTATAATTggcaatattcttatttttattatgagatatttttatctcatttaaCACAATTACACATTGTTCGAGCATTTTAACgctattatatttcatcataGATCGCTTATTGTTAGTGGGTGCacaattcgattaaatattatcatatttacaatttgtttttcttattattttttcttctctttcttttttataaaaatacgttCCATCGTTATAAGTATGGATCGATTCAACGTTTGAcagaaatacataaatatgcgaggacaataaaaattcatacttAAAAATCTACATTCGATAAAAGTCTCGCGACATCGTGTACGAAACGAGTAGGaacattttaagaaattattgtttgGCACTGCAGCTGAATCACTGTATATTTTCTTGTTCACTTTCTCGGTTGTTTCTTTGAACACGagtagaataaataaagaagtgCTGATTCATACCTTGACTAAAGTACAAAATATCATGTGTTTGCGGCAAATCATTGGTTACTCAATGTTGTCCAATTtgcattgtattatatttcgcATTATGCTTCGCAATTAATCTAAGATtatgatttaatgaaaaagttacaatttctatcaattgatattatacgtattattacaattaacattaatacaaattaaattgatattatcatTGGTACAATTAACTGatagaattgaaataagaaggttgtagatagaaaaattaaaattgaaaaaaaatatttttttttaaatattatttcttaataatacatatcaaaatttaattaacgttaCACTTATCTATTACACTTTTGACTTTTTTgaacataattaattagaaatatccatctacataatttttattatttatctctttagaaataatatttcgattacaTCTTGATATAATCGTTCCGCGATTATTTATACGTTGAAACTTTCATCAGGACATGCAATAAATAGAGCAACGGTTTATCTCGTAAGATTATTATCGCCAAGTGTTTCGTTTCACATGCATTTCATCCTTTTTACaagcataattaatattcgctAGTTTACgttatttgcaatatataattatttcgatctgaatatttattacatcaatgttcattattaattcatcatttatttgcctcgtgaaaattattgattgccataataaaaaatttttaacaaatgatattttgatttcattaatctaaatgattttttttacatatttttttgcgttttgattttattacgctatatatttttaattttaattatcgttacAGCATATAGAAATTGTGATTGTTCTCGTTTCTcgttatgataaattatgaacaattgacatttattctttcatattttatacaatcgtTATGGCACTTACGTtctaagtaaaattttaattaattcatttctattcaaatctaaaaatttatcggaTTTCATCGGAGTCGTTTATCTTATCTGAAAATTCAAGGTTTGAATCAAGCTAAACGATCGCCAGCATCCACGcacttctttatttttgagaagatctgataattaattttgcatttgaTCGAACAAGATATATGCTTGTTCAACGAAGGATTGTATTGTGAATGTACATGTTCTTCTTTTTGATTATCATACATGATACAAAAGCGacgttattttttctttttttttttttttttttgcaaaataacatttaaactaCATCAGACTTCGTAACGAacgaataattactttttagtatcattagtaaaaaaaaaattcttaaagctGTTTCCTCAAGCGACgatatttccttatttttttctacaacaAGTA encodes:
- the LOC113219417 gene encoding uncharacterized protein LOC113219417, whose product is MTKIKQKKLSDMLNNASNEQLLIKEKKRKQKLLKDVISQEEILEKIPQKKQKLLENALTYNMIQKRKYLETHESNANKKRKILVEQDFSLPSNSGSTTHFDVADIQKIKKKKKVSFRNKILGRNFR
- the LOC113219404 gene encoding putative leucine-rich repeat-containing protein DDB_G0290503, translated to MALISFNVQKELKCRQILALGVSECSGCSARNVVKGRSPESLVCTFHFLGFYAHAVHFAEYNDGKNRIHTETISVDSPLRRSSRIKQNLKQNEFSPESSLSDANNIQTSRSPRRRLITMDNTVSIENQRNLRSRTNSVSSDISEVLETGIGTPTRKTKNNTSNDNKMIGSRRSKRLVRAGSEANSPPSATRNTRNTRASSMGPEATSDKLTEKRNNELISTSMRTRRRSSLIFSEVTTEEKGISMKIPRVTLNRTLPDINESTQSDSKNSLKPIEEDDSLSFSKNKCDTSHNNICEKHLDNDVKITQHNAPENSSSNKFEDVEKNLIMDNKKIPDNSKNVELENNKTLSPDITIKEKSSKSQILSQNENENISMKSELENLNDILEKHEDHSNKKILTTNIVIDLQNMNTQESPRSSLISNNSNEDKCESPCVKINLTPKHCSKKLSDVSNDNDNVSVKKIESDIDSTNNLSVKTMDISINQESNSDNMQKLIISPETEPDNDKPYDENSDKNLSIHINDNKEDINIRNNSESIEINSKLNKESEEIDNMNIKMDISNEKESMNEDDFEKDNTSQCKNTNDQHEIEINIKMDILSEKENTNENDSEKNNTNQYKDTNDQCKIKNKNNESNTSGIHENDEINCTKEILSPKLNDRELSNSIDVKLTSDIHNSDKSKHEDTNYLQKINEMNNSSSNLSNHSSNLSKSFNTDVSSNDLIVTNIKDNVINLNENSYPVTESTDLIQVVSEKEGHLEKDSILDNSTDSLMLKKQLQINELQSNEKYSDINKSISKDYQEKIKIGDNNSDTNMTNLFQDIPATEWKEKNNEYDKNSEQLSTEKLENQIESDYDLILVDKEAYSSAEKLKREKEIFDYDSDDTIILKIQRDSMKTENDTEILMNISENKCKLNDSKNKSSTNNKRKSIKDKNKEKKEVKSDIEDTEEDVKLQSLEISDRKSLRDKTRKKLKKNYSKTANVLSDSERSKDISDSDDTQKKFMNIPKYLFAETSNSENNDSESNNSIDSDIQKEYNFHGKNISKFSDDDIPGDECRASETESSDPDDNGSDMADFIVDDDEVEEEESESEEEENEEIENKEKENEENESEEKENEEIEIEEKEDEESESEEKEDQEIEMEEKEDEESEEQEDEKIEIEKKEYEESENEEKENEEIEIEEKEDEENESEEKEDQEIEIEEKEDGESEEKENEEIEIEEKQDKKYEEEKDEEIDVQLHIEENVKKSKKKSKDKKRDQNVEKSLNGSQIIFNKKIKDLDVKIDNSNVKENINESMVYSTPKINLSDKEKFNIKTYDVQKNLSLDEEKSKDMTLKKKSKKLKSNESLAHRSLPSELIEFVTETNLSRPMSSKVLGLNKTTLVLGSDTPTTRYLKKDKLNESAPILKSDTMFKELTNTISSSKENDQIEKENEDDNEKNKKISKEIDDSLKKKLFNVANNILENDRRKKRKKQKQSTIQETIDPILFESDFQLNKNADMVKKTKQIVPFINTNDDNDDNEIGKVDKIKKKKKKMYENNVQMEHQMFENILEGKPDSLDKNIHNEVKKKKKKEKIIEDVSNLINTNEKTNIVKKKKKVSDFSLSDNMSNEQLCKKKKKKETCNTDIQIKEKIFENIQSENYDEKIYNEIKKKKKKENTIENVSNLTNINEETNITKKKKKKV
- the LOC551678 gene encoding receptor expression-enhancing protein 5 isoform X2, with protein sequence MARIAAVKQSLEKALHDDNKLWTKYLAKVEKKIGVDRLYVFLSVVGFSALYLVFGIGQQLVCNIFGFVYPAYCSMKALETPKKEDDTKWLTYWVVFAVFTIVEFFSDYILCWFPVYWLFKCLFYIWLMAPIDRNGSLILYHCIIRPNFLRYHQKVDELISSAQDAVKAATLLTEKQE
- the LOC551678 gene encoding receptor expression-enhancing protein 5 isoform X1, which produces MARIAAVKQSLEKALHDDNKLWTKYLAKVEKKIGVDRLYVFLSVVGFSALYLVFGIGQQLVCNIFGFVYPAYCSMKALETPKKEDDTKWLTYWVVFAVFTIVEFFSDYILCWFPVYWLFKCLFYIWLMAPIDRNGSLILYHCIIRPNFLRYHQKVDELISSAQDAAVKAATLLTEKQE